A window of the Oscillospiraceae bacterium NTUH-002-81 genome harbors these coding sequences:
- a CDS encoding HPr family phosphocarrier protein yields MNERRIKLSGTKEVKEFVNTAGLCDFDVDVFYNHFVIDAKSILGVLSLDLNQVLTVKYRGKNAEFEDLLNKYQAC; encoded by the coding sequence ATGAACGAACGCAGAATTAAACTTTCCGGGACGAAAGAGGTCAAAGAGTTTGTGAATACCGCAGGACTTTGTGACTTTGATGTGGATGTTTTTTACAATCATTTTGTAATTGATGCCAAATCCATCCTTGGTGTGCTCAGCTTGGATCTGAACCAGGTGCTGACGGTGAAATACCGGGGGAAAAACGCGGAATTTGAGGATTTACTGAATAAATACCAGGCATGCTGA
- a CDS encoding ATP-dependent DNA helicase — protein MDRSREMFSAALCKEDFLAMKKLAKPVSRKLERALERCNRYLLERKRECEDYEVLRDITPFLTALLSLNGILEQLLEEERAADIAEPLREFYFQVNIFLHMADRLGSGYVIYTEHGQDGRFWIHEFCIDPSENLRECLDKGCAAVFFSATLLPVNYYKKLLSGETTDYGVYIPSPFDAGKRQIVIGQDVSSRYTRRNEMEYRRIADYIQRITSQKNGNYLVFFPSYQYMQQVYECFREEMGDQPGLRCLVQSGQMRESDREAFLEAFRQNRQDLLLGFCVMGGIFSEGIDLREDSLIGAIIVGTGLPMVCREREILKNYFEERQEDGFAFAYLYPGMNKVQQAAGRVIRTEQDQGVIALLDDRFLQRVYQRTFPAEWQEYTVCTRETVADAVRRFWDGIRNNG, from the coding sequence GTGGATCGTTCCCGGGAAATGTTCAGTGCGGCCCTTTGCAAGGAAGATTTTCTGGCGATGAAGAAGCTGGCGAAGCCGGTGAGCAGGAAGCTGGAACGGGCGCTGGAGCGGTGCAATCGGTACCTGCTGGAGCGCAAGCGGGAGTGTGAGGACTATGAAGTGCTGCGGGATATCACACCTTTTCTCACGGCGTTGCTTTCTCTGAACGGGATCCTGGAGCAGTTGCTGGAGGAAGAGCGGGCGGCGGATATCGCAGAGCCGCTGCGGGAGTTTTATTTTCAGGTCAACATCTTTTTGCATATGGCGGACCGGCTGGGAAGTGGCTATGTGATCTATACGGAACACGGGCAGGATGGTCGGTTCTGGATCCATGAATTTTGTATTGATCCTTCGGAAAATCTGCGGGAATGTCTGGATAAGGGGTGCGCGGCGGTGTTCTTTTCGGCAACGCTGCTGCCAGTGAATTATTATAAGAAGCTTTTGAGTGGGGAAACGACAGATTACGGGGTGTATATCCCGTCGCCCTTTGATGCCGGGAAGCGGCAGATTGTCATCGGACAGGATGTGAGCAGCCGGTATACAAGAAGGAATGAAATGGAATATCGCAGGATCGCCGACTATATTCAAAGGATCACCAGCCAGAAGAACGGCAATTATCTGGTGTTCTTTCCTTCTTATCAATATATGCAGCAGGTGTATGAATGCTTTCGGGAAGAGATGGGGGATCAGCCGGGGCTGCGCTGCCTGGTGCAGTCCGGACAGATGCGGGAATCTGACCGGGAGGCATTTCTGGAGGCTTTCCGGCAGAACCGGCAGGATCTGCTCCTGGGGTTTTGCGTCATGGGCGGGATTTTCTCGGAGGGAATTGATCTGCGGGAGGACAGCCTGATCGGCGCCATCATTGTGGGAACGGGGCTTCCCATGGTGTGCCGGGAACGGGAAATCTTGAAAAATTATTTTGAGGAGCGTCAGGAGGACGGGTTTGCCTTCGCCTATCTATATCCGGGGATGAACAAGGTGCAGCAGGCAGCCGGAAGAGTCATCCGCACGGAGCAGGATCAGGGGGTCATCGCCCTGTTGGATGACCGGTTCCTACAGCGCGTCTATCAGAGAACCTTCCCGGCAGAATGGCAGGAATATACCGTATGTACCCGGGAGACGGTTGCAGATGCGGTTCGCCGCTTCTGGGACGGAATCAGAAATAACGGATGA
- a CDS encoding LysR family transcriptional regulator, producing the protein MDINYELYKVFYYVATTLSFSEASRQLYISQSAVSQSVKVLEKKLGKQLFLRSTKKVQLTPEGEILLRHVEPAMNLIMRGESQLLDANPLSGGQLRIGASDTICRHFLIPYLSRFHREHPNIHIKVTNSTSIGCVDLLENGQADLIVVNYPNSRLTNLVHRKPLRTFQDVFVASRRFFDLENVSLSLKDLQNYPILMLDRKSTTSEYLHQLFQQHQLDLVPEIELSSNDLLLDLASIGLGIAFVPDFFLDGKSQDLFRLNIREELPGRQLVLAYQEQIPLPQAAAEFIRYF; encoded by the coding sequence ATGGATATCAATTACGAATTATATAAGGTCTTTTATTATGTAGCAACCACCCTAAGCTTCTCCGAAGCCTCCCGGCAGCTGTATATCTCCCAGTCTGCCGTCAGCCAGTCCGTCAAGGTGCTGGAAAAAAAGCTGGGCAAACAGCTGTTCCTGCGCAGTACCAAGAAGGTGCAGCTGACACCAGAGGGCGAGATCCTGCTGCGCCATGTGGAACCCGCCATGAATCTCATCATGCGCGGAGAATCCCAGCTGCTGGACGCCAATCCCCTAAGCGGCGGACAGCTGCGCATCGGTGCCAGCGATACCATCTGCCGGCATTTTCTCATTCCCTATCTGAGCCGTTTCCACCGGGAGCACCCGAACATCCATATCAAAGTGACCAACTCCACCTCCATCGGCTGTGTGGATCTGCTGGAAAACGGGCAGGCCGACCTCATCGTCGTCAACTATCCCAATTCCCGGCTCACCAATCTTGTCCACCGGAAACCGCTGCGAACCTTTCAAGACGTATTTGTGGCCAGCCGCCGGTTCTTCGATCTGGAGAATGTCTCCCTGTCACTGAAAGACCTGCAGAATTACCCGATCCTGATGCTGGATCGAAAAAGCACCACCAGCGAATATCTGCATCAGCTGTTTCAGCAGCACCAGCTGGATCTGGTGCCGGAGATCGAACTGAGCAGCAACGACCTGCTGCTGGATCTGGCCAGCATCGGCCTCGGCATTGCCTTTGTCCCGGACTTCTTCCTGGACGGCAAAAGCCAGGATCTGTTCCGCCTGAACATCCGGGAAGAACTGCCCGGCAGGCAGCTCGTTCTGGCCTATCAGGAGCAGATTCCCCTGCCCCAGGCCGCCGCGGAATTCATCCGTTATTTCTGA
- a CDS encoding M14 family metallopeptidase, translating into MIETVVSIALPVGERLTIEKNRLLPQGADSETDRNKNRKRLAIVTGIHGDELEGQSVCYELNRRLAAHPEHLKGIVDIYPAVNPLGIDSVTRSIPMFDLDMNRIFPGSRHGSMAEQIAAGVIEDLSGADLCIDIHASDIYLREVAQVRISEDTAQQLLPWARLLNADFVWIHASATVLEATLAHSLNMIGTPTLAVEMGVGMRITRQYTEQLVTGIFRVMQEMGIWDGPTEPVRTPVISTDGEVELVNASCSGIFMPCAAFGTQVKKSTLLGEIVRPLTGQVLERVLSPIDGLLFTRREYPVVYEGALLARVLGGEKK; encoded by the coding sequence ATGATAGAGACAGTGGTATCCATCGCCCTTCCTGTAGGGGAGCGGCTGACGATCGAGAAGAACCGGCTGCTGCCCCAGGGGGCGGACAGCGAAACGGACAGGAACAAAAACCGGAAACGCCTGGCGATTGTGACCGGCATCCACGGGGACGAGCTGGAGGGACAGAGCGTGTGCTATGAGCTGAACCGGCGGCTGGCTGCACACCCGGAGCATCTGAAGGGCATTGTGGACATTTATCCGGCGGTGAACCCGCTGGGCATTGACTCGGTGACCAGGAGCATTCCCATGTTTGATCTGGACATGAACCGGATTTTCCCGGGCAGCCGGCACGGCTCTATGGCAGAGCAGATTGCGGCTGGTGTTATAGAGGATCTGTCTGGTGCAGACCTGTGCATTGACATTCATGCCAGCGATATTTATCTGCGGGAGGTGGCGCAGGTGCGCATCAGCGAGGACACGGCGCAACAGCTGCTGCCCTGGGCCAGACTGCTGAATGCAGATTTCGTGTGGATCCATGCCTCGGCGACGGTGCTGGAGGCCACGCTGGCCCACAGCCTGAATATGATCGGAACACCGACGCTGGCAGTGGAGATGGGGGTAGGCATGCGGATCACCAGACAATACACGGAACAGCTGGTGACCGGGATTTTCCGGGTCATGCAGGAAATGGGCATCTGGGACGGACCGACAGAACCGGTGCGGACGCCGGTGATCTCCACCGATGGCGAGGTGGAGCTGGTGAATGCCAGCTGCTCCGGCATTTTCATGCCCTGCGCGGCGTTTGGCACTCAGGTGAAGAAGAGCACCCTTCTGGGGGAGATTGTCCGGCCGTTGACCGGACAGGTGCTGGAGCGGGTGCTTTCTCCCATTGACGGCCTGCTTTTTACCCGCAGAGAATACCCGGTGGTGTATGAAGGCGCTCTTCTGGCGAGAGTGCTGGGAGGCGAGAAGAAATGA